The following proteins are encoded in a genomic region of Sorangiineae bacterium MSr12523:
- a CDS encoding peptidylprolyl isomerase yields the protein MPNVRIETNKGSFEIALDEQRAPKSVANFLAYVDAQQYDGTIFHRVIPNFMAQGGGFDGAYSKRSTNSPVQNEADNGLKNRRGTVAMARTSDPHSATSQFFVNVADNDFLDHRSKSPEGWGYTVFGTVVSGMETIDAIVAERTGSGGPFAKDAPLQQVVIHSARRL from the coding sequence ATGCCGAACGTCCGGATCGAAACCAACAAGGGAAGCTTCGAAATCGCCCTCGACGAGCAGCGCGCCCCGAAAAGCGTGGCGAACTTTCTCGCCTACGTGGACGCGCAGCAGTACGACGGGACCATCTTCCATCGCGTCATTCCAAACTTCATGGCGCAAGGCGGTGGCTTCGATGGCGCATACTCCAAACGGTCGACGAATTCCCCCGTGCAAAACGAGGCAGACAACGGTCTGAAGAATCGCCGCGGCACCGTGGCGATGGCCCGCACGAGCGATCCGCACTCCGCGACGTCGCAATTTTTCGTCAACGTCGCCGACAACGACTTTCTCGATCATCGGAGCAAGTCGCCGGAGGGCTGGGGCTACACCGTATTTGGCACGGTGGTGTCAGGCATGGAAACCATCGACGCCATCGTCGCCGAGCGCACCGGCTCGGGCGGTCCCTTCGCCAAAGACGCGCCGCTTCAGCAAGTGGTCATTCACTCCGCGCGGCGCCTGTAG